One window from the genome of Cyclobacterium amurskyense encodes:
- the bcp gene encoding thioredoxin-dependent thiol peroxidase gives MSLEVGQTAPDFESKDQDGNPIKLSDFQGKKVVLYFYPKDNTPGCTAQACNLRDNYESLQKAGYVVLGISSDAEKSHKKFIEKFELPFPLIADEDKSVHEKYGTWVEKNMYGRKYMGTARTTFIIDEKGVIEEIISKVKTKEHTNQIIK, from the coding sequence ATGTCACTAGAAGTAGGCCAAACGGCACCTGACTTTGAGTCAAAAGATCAAGATGGAAATCCCATCAAGTTATCCGATTTTCAAGGAAAAAAAGTAGTCTTGTACTTTTACCCAAAAGACAATACCCCCGGATGCACTGCCCAGGCCTGTAATTTGAGAGACAACTACGAAAGTCTCCAAAAAGCCGGCTATGTAGTCTTAGGGATAAGTTCAGATGCGGAGAAATCTCATAAAAAATTCATTGAGAAATTTGAGCTACCCTTTCCGCTCATTGCTGATGAAGACAAAAGTGTACATGAAAAATATGGAACCTGGGTAGAGAAAAACATGTATGGAAGAAAATACATGGGCACAGCCAGAACCACTTTTATTATTGATGAAAAGGGAGTAATTGAAGAAATTATTTCAAAAGTTAAAACAAAGGAACACACCAATCAAATTATTAAATAA
- a CDS encoding fumarylacetoacetate hydrolase family protein: MKIIAIGRNYAAHIEELNNERPDSPVVFMKPDTALLKDNAPFYHPEYSDNIHHEVELVLKINKEGKYIQQQFAHKYYNEIGIGIDFTARDLQQKCKEKGLPWEIAKAFNGSAPLGQFKPISDFPDISNINFHLDINGERRQTGNTSLLLFSFDVIISYVSQFFTLKTGDLIYTGTPAGVGKVNIGDRLEAYVEDEKLLDFEIK, translated from the coding sequence ATGAAAATAATTGCCATAGGCCGAAATTATGCGGCACATATAGAAGAACTTAACAACGAAAGACCTGATTCACCTGTTGTATTTATGAAACCGGACACGGCTTTGCTAAAAGACAATGCCCCTTTTTATCATCCGGAATATTCCGACAATATTCATCATGAAGTGGAATTGGTCCTCAAAATAAACAAAGAAGGCAAATACATTCAACAGCAGTTTGCCCACAAATATTACAACGAAATTGGAATTGGCATAGACTTTACTGCCAGAGATTTGCAGCAAAAGTGCAAAGAAAAAGGCCTTCCATGGGAAATTGCCAAGGCTTTTAATGGCTCTGCCCCATTAGGTCAGTTTAAACCGATCAGCGATTTTCCAGATATTTCCAATATCAACTTTCACCTTGACATCAACGGGGAACGTCGCCAAACTGGTAACACTTCCCTTCTACTCTTTTCTTTTGATGTAATTATCTCTTATGTATCGCAATTTTTCACCCTTAAAACCGGTGACCTGATCTATACCGGCACACCTGCAGGTGTGGGCAAAGTTAATATTGGTGACAGGTTGGAGGCTTATGTGGAAGATGAAAAATTGCTGGATTTTGAAATTAAATAA
- a CDS encoding M23 family metallopeptidase, which translates to MKLNKGLYTLLFVCIALVFLSQTQKGYYLFPIKPGQQNFLAGNMSEIRSNHFHTGLDIKTEGRQGLAVLASADGYVSKIKVSSFGYGNVLYLKHTNGTSTVYAHLRSFESPIAKFMQGKIYEARENELEYTLKPGELPISQRDTIAYSGNTGSSGGPHLHFEIRDSLNRAIDPLHAGFKEIVDTTSPIVRRVAISPLTPDSRVNGMYRRQEFSLIYSSGAFQVQPTIKISGKVGIEVLAYDQLDEMYNRNGFPIFEIYEADKKIFRAEVNEIDFNIGRHILLHTYRNRYTRLYKKPNNKFSFYEPDTVLSGAISAMPGEEKSITVKLLDAYANESDLRIQFSGELAPTDLEGINYTSGNSQIDYQENVLILNSTAAEEGDLAIVHVNGLSMELPYAYAGRNKRTYLWDMRLGVPDSIDLCSETILPEVEARIPAGEELLFDNGEVRINFEKESLLDDLYLRIGHFEEKGLKGLTINDQFDYLWQQVSVRMKVDNFQGDTSKTHMYQLYRNGHKNFVGGNWQVPFINFKTRVFGDFVLATDSIPPSIRAVRVNSREIRFVIKDNLSGIKDFNAWVDGKWTQMRYEHKQAIIWSDPLPGTTLKGEVLLKVRDRANNEAIYKGNI; encoded by the coding sequence TTGAAATTAAATAAAGGCCTATACACTTTACTATTCGTATGCATTGCCCTTGTCTTTCTCTCTCAAACTCAGAAAGGCTATTACCTATTTCCCATCAAACCCGGCCAGCAAAATTTCCTTGCTGGCAATATGAGCGAAATAAGGAGCAATCATTTTCATACCGGACTTGACATCAAAACGGAAGGCAGACAAGGTTTGGCCGTACTCGCTTCTGCGGATGGTTACGTTTCCAAAATCAAAGTTTCTTCTTTCGGCTATGGCAATGTGCTTTACCTCAAACACACCAATGGAACAAGCACGGTGTATGCCCATCTCAGGAGCTTTGAATCGCCAATAGCGAAATTCATGCAGGGTAAAATATATGAAGCCCGTGAAAATGAATTGGAATACACGTTAAAACCTGGAGAATTGCCCATTTCTCAGAGAGACACCATTGCTTATTCCGGCAACACTGGTAGTTCGGGTGGTCCCCACCTGCATTTTGAAATCAGGGATTCACTGAACAGGGCCATCGATCCCCTACATGCTGGCTTCAAAGAAATAGTGGACACCACCTCCCCCATAGTTCGAAGGGTCGCCATAAGTCCGCTAACACCTGACAGCCGGGTCAATGGAATGTATCGCCGACAAGAATTCTCTCTTATCTATAGTTCTGGCGCATTTCAGGTACAGCCTACGATTAAAATTTCAGGAAAGGTGGGCATTGAAGTACTGGCCTACGATCAGTTGGATGAAATGTACAATAGAAATGGGTTTCCTATTTTTGAAATTTATGAGGCCGACAAAAAAATATTTAGAGCTGAGGTCAATGAAATAGATTTCAACATTGGCCGCCATATTCTCCTACACACCTATCGGAACCGTTATACTCGGCTTTACAAAAAACCAAACAACAAGTTTTCATTTTACGAACCCGATACAGTATTAAGTGGGGCCATATCAGCCATGCCTGGTGAGGAAAAATCCATAACTGTAAAATTATTGGATGCCTATGCCAATGAATCAGACTTGAGGATCCAATTCAGTGGTGAGCTTGCTCCAACTGACTTAGAAGGCATAAACTATACCTCTGGCAATAGTCAAATAGATTACCAAGAGAATGTGTTGATCTTAAACAGTACAGCCGCTGAAGAAGGGGATTTGGCCATTGTTCATGTAAATGGCTTGTCTATGGAGCTGCCTTACGCCTATGCAGGAAGAAATAAACGGACCTACCTGTGGGACATGCGTCTGGGCGTTCCCGATTCCATTGACCTATGTTCCGAAACCATTCTGCCAGAAGTTGAAGCCAGGATCCCTGCGGGAGAAGAACTGCTGTTCGACAATGGAGAAGTAAGAATAAACTTTGAAAAAGAAAGCTTGCTGGATGACCTTTATTTAAGAATTGGACATTTTGAAGAGAAGGGTTTGAAAGGATTGACCATCAATGACCAATTTGATTACCTTTGGCAACAAGTTTCAGTGAGAATGAAAGTCGATAATTTCCAGGGAGACACTTCCAAAACCCATATGTATCAATTGTACAGAAACGGGCATAAAAATTTTGTAGGTGGCAACTGGCAGGTTCCATTTATAAATTTCAAAACCAGGGTTTTTGGAGATTTCGTATTGGCCACCGACAGCATTCCACCCTCAATTCGGGCAGTACGTGTCAATAGTCGAGAAATTAGGTTTGTAATCAAAGACAATTTGTCTGGAATAAAGGATTTTAATGCTTGGGTAGATGGAAAATGGACACAGATGAGGTATGAACACAAGCAAGCCATAATATGGTCTGACCCGCTACCTGGCACTACTTTAAAAGGAGAGGTTTTGCTAAAAGTAAGAGATCGAGCAAATAACGAGGCCATTTATAAGGGAAACATTTAA
- a CDS encoding transketolase, which yields MEKKSTEQLEAICSQVRRDILRMVHACQSGHPGASLGCTEFFVALYFDQMTNNPDFNIDGPGEDLFFLSNGHISPVWYSVLARSGYFETSELKTFRKLNSRLQGHPATEEGLPGIRVASGSLGQGLSVAIGAAFAKKINNDDKTVYVLMGDGEQQEGQIWEAALSAPHHKLDNIIATIDLNGQQIDGPTKDIINLGDLKAKWEAFGWEVIVTEHGNDMSGVVQGLEKAKSLLGKGKPVLNLLHTDMGYGVDFMVGTHKWHGVAPNDEQLENALGQLKETLGDY from the coding sequence ATGGAAAAAAAATCAACCGAACAATTAGAAGCAATCTGCTCCCAGGTAAGAAGAGATATTTTACGAATGGTGCATGCCTGTCAATCAGGTCATCCAGGAGCATCTTTGGGCTGTACTGAGTTTTTCGTAGCCCTGTACTTTGACCAAATGACAAATAACCCAGATTTCAATATTGATGGACCTGGAGAAGATCTATTTTTCCTTTCAAATGGACATATATCACCCGTATGGTACAGTGTATTGGCCAGAAGCGGTTATTTCGAGACAAGTGAATTAAAAACTTTCCGTAAATTAAATAGCAGATTACAGGGACATCCAGCCACTGAAGAAGGACTACCGGGTATACGTGTAGCTTCCGGTTCTTTGGGCCAAGGACTATCTGTAGCCATAGGTGCTGCATTTGCAAAAAAAATCAATAACGATGACAAAACTGTCTATGTCCTAATGGGAGATGGAGAGCAGCAAGAAGGACAGATTTGGGAAGCCGCTCTAAGTGCTCCTCACCATAAACTGGACAATATCATCGCAACCATAGACCTTAACGGTCAACAAATAGATGGACCTACCAAGGACATTATCAACCTTGGAGATCTAAAAGCCAAATGGGAAGCTTTTGGCTGGGAAGTCATCGTAACCGAGCATGGCAATGACATGTCAGGTGTAGTCCAAGGGCTGGAAAAAGCAAAAAGTCTCCTTGGAAAAGGAAAACCAGTATTGAACCTGTTACATACCGACATGGGCTACGGAGTAGATTTCATGGTTGGCACTCACAAATGGCATGGTGTAGCTCCAAATGACGA
- a CDS encoding RHS repeat domain-containing protein translates to MAVYKNDTLIEQSIYGSSRLGLMTATSKPGYRTLGGKKYELSNHLGNVLAVVSDNIHLDQDSTWASVINSTDYYPFGLAMDGRSVQDSSYRYGFNGKDEDSNGEWGSKSHYDYGFRIYNLSIAKFLSVDPLNKEYPELTPFQFASNTPIQAIDLDGLEAVSYQIEARGMYGIGVISIATSATVGLVVDFDGNLAGFYTPTLGVGAGEGFIVSSSLSFFKNAKSVKDIEGMGFNAGAFYAVPGVKSIIGGGEINLALRDDLSINKVGGTVSGSFIPGPNIGIGIGGYFEGAYTFMTDVINI, encoded by the coding sequence ATGGCTGTCTACAAAAACGACACCTTGATAGAACAATCAATCTATGGAAGTTCCCGACTAGGTTTAATGACGGCCACATCCAAACCAGGCTACCGAACCCTGGGAGGTAAAAAGTACGAACTGTCCAATCACCTAGGGAATGTTCTGGCCGTCGTAAGTGACAATATCCATTTAGACCAGGACTCAACTTGGGCTTCCGTCATTAACTCTACAGACTATTATCCTTTTGGATTGGCGATGGATGGGCGTAGTGTGCAGGATAGTAGTTACCGATATGGGTTTAATGGGAAGGACGAAGATTCTAATGGTGAATGGGGTTCTAAGAGCCATTATGACTATGGGTTTAGGATATATAATCTGAGTATAGCGAAGTTTTTGAGTGTCGATCCTTTGAACAAAGAGTATCCTGAACTAACTCCCTTTCAGTTTGCGAGTAATACGCCTATTCAAGCGATAGATTTGGATGGACTTGAAGCTGTATCTTATCAGATTGAGGCTAGAGGAATGTATGGTATTGGTGTGATTAGTATAGCAACTAGTGCAACAGTTGGTCTGGTGGTTGATTTCGATGGTAATCTTGCAGGGTTTTATACTCCAACTTTAGGTGTAGGAGCAGGGGAAGGATTTATTGTGTCCTCCAGTTTATCGTTTTTCAAGAATGCCAAATCCGTAAAAGATATTGAAGGTATGGGATTTAATGCTGGAGCATTTTATGCCGTACCAGGAGTTAAAAGTATAATCGGTGGTGGAGAAATAAATTTGGCATTGAGAGATGATTTGTCCATAAATAAAGTTGGAGGTACGGTATCAGGTAGTTTTATTCCAGGCCCAAATATTGGAATAGGAATAGGTGGCTATTTTGAAGGTGCATATACCTTTATGACTGATGTTATTAATATATAG